The Gottschalkia purinilytica genome segment GGCTTAGTATAGGAAAAGAAATCGAGGACTGGATGAATATTAGAAATATGGCCAGACCACATATGTTTATATTAGGCAATAGTCCCATTTCTAACAACAAGTACTTACTTGTAAATGTTAGTGTGTCAGATGTTGTTTTAGATAGTAAGGGAAATTATGTTAGAGCTAAGGTAGAATTACAATTTAAAGAGTTTGTACGATATGGAGCTAAGAAGGAAGAGACAACAGGAACTGGAGTTGATAGTAAGAAAGAGAAAAAAAGAGAGAATAAAAATGCTAAAAAAGCTAAAACAGATTCAAAGACTAAGAAAAGTAAAAAGACTAGCAATAAAAAAGGAAAATCTAAAAAATCAGATAGTAAATCTAAAAAAACTAGTAGTAAATCTAGTGGTAAAAACAGTTCTAAACTAGATGAACTAGAAAAAGAAATATTTGGGTGATTATAATGTATACTCTTTATAGCAATCAAAGTATAAACTGGAAAGCTAAAGGAACAGAAAGAATATTACAAAATGTATCAAACTTACTAAACACGTTTATGTATGAAGTTGCGTATGACAGGATAATGGGAAGAAATACTGATTATATAGATAAACCTATGTCGGAGCAAATACCTTTAGTTATTTC includes the following:
- a CDS encoding phage tail protein, with translation MIASFATKVFSVSQKRIYTLDEISRTGALNIEEQEVDGQKPSTYIKGPGLDEFSFTIPFVRQSGLSIGKEIEDWMNIRNMARPHMFILGNSPISNNKYLLVNVSVSDVVLDSKGNYVRAKVELQFKEFVRYGAKKEETTGTGVDSKKEKKRENKNAKKAKTDSKTKKSKKTSNKKGKSKKSDSKSKKTSSKSSGKNSSKLDELEKEIFG
- a CDS encoding GPW/gp25 family protein → MYTLYSNQSINWKAKGTERILQNVSNLLNTFMYEVAYDRIMGRNTDYIDKPMSEQIPLVISETYELIEEYEPRVTVQRVSVLTDNEDPIIKVVVDID